In Acidobacteriota bacterium, the genomic window CGGACTTCATCGACCTGGCCCTGGTCTACGCGTTGATGAACTTCATCGGCGTCCTGGCGGTGTTGCGGTTCTCGAAACATGGTCATTTCGGCAACCCGGACGACGACGACACGACGTCGAGCAAGTCGTCATGAATTCGCTACCCATCCTGGAGAGCATCGGCTGGGGCCTGATGGCCGTCGGCGGGCTGTTCGCGATGATCGGCGGGCTGGGGCTGCTGCGTCTGCCGGATCTCTACACACGGATGCATGGCGCGGGCATCACAGACACCCTCGGGGCGACGTTGATCCTCGCCGGTCTTTCGCTTCACTCCGGTTTCAGCCTGATCACCGTGAAGC contains:
- the mnhG gene encoding monovalent cation/H(+) antiporter subunit G, with the translated sequence MNSLPILESIGWGLMAVGGLFAMIGGLGLLRLPDLYTRMHGAGITDTLGATLILAGLSLHSGFSLITVKLFAIWFFLLVTSPTSTHALARAAMSHGIRPEISDTEERSSNS